A region from the Vicia villosa cultivar HV-30 ecotype Madison, WI linkage group LG3, Vvil1.0, whole genome shotgun sequence genome encodes:
- the LOC131662283 gene encoding protein MAIN-LIKE 1-like, which translates to MSLLTMGDTHRGTPENIATFNAQRFRTRSHSTISPDDRIRPYFDVAGFRPISTIAESSIDHKFVLALLERWRPETHTFHLPTGECTITLEDVHMLLGLLVDGKAINGCVMQANSLCFQAIGIGLIEGQVGARGQGINLKRLRLYYDQFWLDDASPQETILQKTRCYLLLLIGNVLFPDSTGNTVNFMYLRLLMDFTRVGLYSWGFAVLATVYQSLCKNSKADSCTFYGCALLVQVWGWWRMPILAPVNNESWTFPYALRFCVKKMDFTLNPRSNITMYRTLIDHLGPHQFICRPCLECEYEPKAQDAEIWTTKCCLNRYNIIEMHHSDRVMLQFRMRQRIPDPLVDLGVWHLR; encoded by the exons ATGTCTCTCTTAACAATGGGTGATACACACCGAGGAACCCCCGAGAACATCGCTACCTTT AACGCTCAACGTTTCCGGACTCGTAGTCACTCGACCATCTCTCCGGACGACCGCATAAGACCCTACTTTGACGTTGCTGGTTTCAGACCGATTAGCACCATCGCTGAGTCTTCTATTGACCACAAATTTGTTCTTGCAttgctagaacgctggaggccagagacacacaccttccatcttccaacaggggagtgcaccatcaccctgGAGGATGTTCATATGTTACTAGGCCTTCTAGTTgacggtaaggcaattaatggctgTGTAATGCAGGCAAATTCCTTATGCTTTCAGGCAATTGGCATAGGCTTGATAGAGGGACAAGTTGGTGCTAGGGGACAAGGTATTAACCTTAAGAGGTTAAGGCTTTATTATGATCAGTTTTGGTTGgatgatgcgtctccccaagagaccatacttcAGAAAACTAGGTGCTACCTACTCTTGCtaattggaaacgttttgttcccagatagcactggtaacactgttaattttatgtatcttcgtttatTAATGGATTTTACTAGAGTTGGTCTATATAGCTGGGGGTTTGCAGTGCTGGCTACGGTGTACCAATCCCTGTGCAAGAACTCAAAAGCTGATtcttgcacattctatggatgcgctctgttggtgcaggtgtgggggtggtggaggatgcccatactggccccggttaacaaTGAAAGTTGGACCTTTCCGTATGCACTGAG ATTTTgcgtgaaaaaaatggacttcacactaaatccgcggtcaaatatcacaatgtaccgcacACTGATTGATCACCTAGGACCCCATCaa TTCATATGTCGACCGTGTCTCGAATGCGAGTATGAGCCTAAAGCTCAGGATGCAGAAATTTGGACCACAAAGTGTTGCCTGAACCGGTACAACATCATCGAAATGCATCATAGTGACCGGGTCATGCTACAGTTCAGAATGCGTCAACGTATACCCGACCCTCtagttgacttgggagtgtggcacctcagatga